From one Luteipulveratus mongoliensis genomic stretch:
- a CDS encoding MFS transporter, with amino-acid sequence MTSERRTMAVACLLVFMTQMATTIYLPSLPAVQDELGITRGTTALSVSLFVVTAAAPVVLWGRAADRYGRRHAVLSALILFVTSSMLLAVASTGAQLLTLRALQGAGAGGAAIIARIIVRDLGAGDALAKRLSVLSIAFVTALGGGQFVGGLVGRYASWHWGFVILAALGVIGIGGVLTLRLEAGDGRVEGSALGIYLDIARTRAFLLPSIAGGLGFGTIVLLQEVAPFVFQEYFGLGVETYGALGLLFGLAYFGGALTVNRLALSVGSRRLMRIGAVIMTVSSALMVTLWLVPDVRLGVALAVFIGLYCLTTFGQAALFPSSMAVAVGAVRGRGAYAVALCGFVAQGIAGLAATFAVLLHENLMWSSVAVAFGVAAFLLVRRTRPACPAVAV; translated from the coding sequence ATGACGTCCGAACGCCGCACCATGGCGGTCGCCTGCCTGCTCGTCTTCATGACGCAGATGGCGACCACGATCTACCTACCGTCCTTGCCGGCGGTCCAGGACGAGCTCGGGATCACGCGCGGGACGACCGCCCTTTCGGTCTCATTGTTCGTGGTCACTGCAGCCGCGCCCGTGGTGCTGTGGGGGAGGGCGGCCGATCGCTACGGGCGTCGTCACGCAGTGCTGTCCGCGCTCATCCTGTTCGTCACGTCGAGCATGCTGCTGGCCGTGGCCTCGACGGGTGCCCAGCTGCTGACCCTGCGCGCCCTCCAAGGCGCCGGTGCGGGTGGCGCCGCTATCATCGCGCGCATCATTGTGCGTGACCTAGGCGCCGGCGATGCGCTTGCCAAACGGCTCTCGGTGCTCTCGATCGCCTTCGTGACCGCCCTCGGCGGTGGACAGTTCGTTGGGGGACTGGTCGGCCGATACGCCTCGTGGCACTGGGGATTCGTCATCCTGGCCGCCCTAGGAGTCATCGGTATCGGCGGCGTCCTCACCTTGCGGCTAGAGGCGGGCGACGGTCGCGTCGAGGGGAGTGCGCTGGGCATCTATCTCGACATCGCGCGCACCCGGGCGTTCCTCCTGCCGTCCATTGCGGGTGGGCTCGGGTTTGGCACGATCGTCCTCCTGCAGGAGGTCGCCCCGTTCGTCTTCCAGGAGTACTTCGGGTTGGGCGTCGAGACGTACGGCGCGCTCGGGCTGCTCTTCGGACTCGCCTACTTCGGTGGTGCGTTGACGGTGAATCGCCTTGCGCTGTCAGTGGGTTCGCGTCGTCTGATGCGCATCGGCGCGGTGATCATGACGGTGTCGAGTGCGCTGATGGTGACGCTCTGGCTGGTGCCCGACGTCCGTCTCGGCGTGGCCCTGGCCGTCTTCATCGGGCTCTACTGCCTGACGACCTTCGGGCAGGCGGCGCTGTTCCCGAGCAGCATGGCCGTGGCCGTCGGCGCCGTCCGGGGGAGGGGCGCGTACGCCGTCGCCCTCTGCGGGTTCGTCGCCCAGGGGATCGCCGGACTCGCCGCGACGTTCGCCGTGCTGCTGCACGAGAACCTCATGTGGTCCAGCGTCGCCGTGGCGTTCGGAGTGGCGGCGTTCCTGCTCGTACGCCGCACTCGCCCCGCCTGCCCCGCCGTCGCCGTCTGA
- a CDS encoding long-chain fatty acid--CoA ligase: MKSTMQTTPLLISSLLRFGTTAHADSEVVTWTDGEPRRTTYGEVGTKAAQLANALRGLGITGDQRVGTFMWNNAEHMIAYLAVPSMGAVLHAINIRLFPEQMVYVARHGGSEVMVVDNSLAEPFARILPALPSVKHVIVNGPVPQEVRVALEAPEQVEKVHDFDELIADQPTSFDWPIDLDENDASSMCYTSGTTGNPKGVAYSHRSNYLHAVGVAATLGFTQADRLLIVVPLFHANAWGYPYAAMVTGATLIMPDRFLQPAPLAQMIGAEKITGGAGVPTIWNGLLQYLDAEKPDVSSCRMLMVGGAAAPPSLMKAFHDRYDIDIVQGWGMTETSPVGSLALPPARVEKGSDEYWRYKAAQGRLLCGVDGRLIGPDGTEQPWDGEAVGELEVRGPWITGTYFSNGTESAAEMDDIAGKFHDGWLRTGDVGALTADSFLLLTDRAKDVIKSGGEWISSVDLENHLMGHPDVVEASVVGIPDEKWDERPLATVVLKEGATATVADLRKYLEDKVARWQLPERWALIDEVPKTSVGKFDKKVLRQRYADGELEVQEAH, from the coding sequence ATGAAGAGCACGATGCAGACCACGCCGTTGCTGATCTCGTCCCTGCTGCGATTCGGTACGACGGCCCACGCCGACAGCGAAGTCGTCACCTGGACGGACGGTGAGCCTCGGCGTACGACGTACGGCGAGGTCGGCACGAAGGCCGCCCAGCTGGCCAACGCCCTGCGCGGGCTCGGCATCACGGGCGACCAACGCGTCGGCACCTTCATGTGGAACAACGCGGAGCACATGATCGCCTACCTCGCGGTGCCGTCCATGGGCGCCGTGCTGCACGCGATCAACATCCGGCTGTTCCCAGAGCAGATGGTCTACGTCGCACGGCACGGCGGGTCCGAGGTCATGGTCGTCGACAACTCGCTCGCCGAGCCGTTCGCACGCATCCTCCCTGCGCTGCCTTCCGTCAAGCACGTGATCGTGAACGGCCCTGTGCCACAAGAGGTTCGGGTCGCGCTCGAAGCGCCCGAGCAGGTCGAGAAGGTGCACGACTTCGACGAGCTGATCGCGGACCAGCCGACATCGTTCGACTGGCCGATCGATCTGGACGAGAACGACGCGTCCTCGATGTGCTACACCTCCGGGACCACCGGCAACCCCAAGGGCGTGGCCTACTCGCACCGGAGCAACTACCTGCACGCGGTGGGCGTCGCGGCGACGCTGGGCTTCACGCAGGCCGATCGGCTGCTGATCGTCGTCCCGCTCTTCCACGCCAACGCGTGGGGCTACCCGTACGCCGCCATGGTCACCGGCGCGACGCTGATCATGCCGGACCGCTTCCTGCAGCCCGCCCCACTGGCCCAGATGATCGGTGCCGAGAAGATCACCGGGGGCGCCGGCGTACCCACGATCTGGAACGGCCTGCTGCAGTACCTCGACGCGGAGAAGCCGGACGTGTCCAGCTGTCGGATGCTGATGGTCGGCGGCGCCGCCGCTCCGCCGTCGCTGATGAAGGCGTTCCACGACCGCTACGACATCGACATCGTGCAGGGCTGGGGCATGACCGAGACGTCACCGGTGGGAAGCCTGGCGCTCCCTCCGGCACGGGTCGAGAAGGGCTCCGACGAGTACTGGCGCTACAAGGCGGCGCAGGGACGGCTGCTGTGCGGTGTCGACGGGCGGCTGATCGGACCGGATGGTACTGAGCAGCCCTGGGACGGCGAGGCCGTCGGCGAGCTCGAGGTTCGCGGGCCGTGGATCACCGGCACGTACTTCTCCAACGGCACCGAGTCCGCCGCCGAGATGGACGACATCGCCGGCAAGTTCCACGATGGCTGGCTGCGCACGGGTGACGTCGGCGCGCTCACGGCCGACTCGTTCCTGCTGCTGACCGACCGCGCCAAGGACGTCATCAAGTCCGGCGGCGAGTGGATCAGCTCGGTCGACCTCGAGAACCACCTGATGGGCCACCCGGACGTGGTCGAGGCGTCCGTCGTCGGCATCCCGGACGAGAAGTGGGACGAGCGTCCACTGGCCACGGTCGTGCTCAAGGAGGGCGCGACGGCGACCGTGGCCGACCTGCGAAAGTACTTGGAGGACAAGGTCGCTCGCTGGCAGCTGCCCGAGCGATGGGCGCTGATCGATGAGGTGCCCAAGACGAGTGTGGGCAAGTTCGACAAGAAGGTGCTGCGCCAGCGGTACGCCGACGGCGAGCTCGAGGTGCAGGAGGCGCATTAG
- a CDS encoding DMT family transporter, translated as MSTGTAATTAPSETKTVVPQTISAKAALAAGVTILLWASSFVVIRHSGTGLSAGPMALLRVAVAALVLTPFVLRGGTRPLIPRGAALGRVVAYGVMWFAGYNYVLNTAERHVDAGTAALLVNAAPILMALGAGMFLAEGFPRPVIVGCVIGFIGVGVMTLGAGGADSHADTVGVVLGLVAAVLYAVSVLVQKVTLRDIDGLRAIWLGSVVGVIAMLPFSGQLAGELGSAPTSAIVGMVYLGAFSTAIAFTTYAYALRHMSAGRIGPLVGYLTTVCTVFMSWLFLDEVPTTITLVGGAICIVGVAVSNRRSRG; from the coding sequence ATGAGCACGGGCACCGCGGCGACCACAGCGCCCTCAGAGACCAAAACCGTTGTACCTCAGACGATCTCGGCCAAGGCGGCCCTGGCTGCCGGCGTGACGATCCTGCTCTGGGCGTCATCCTTCGTGGTGATCCGCCACTCCGGCACCGGTCTGTCGGCCGGGCCGATGGCGCTCCTGCGGGTGGCCGTCGCGGCGCTCGTGCTGACACCGTTCGTGCTGCGAGGCGGCACCCGGCCGCTGATCCCTCGCGGGGCCGCGCTCGGCCGCGTGGTGGCGTACGGCGTGATGTGGTTCGCCGGCTACAACTACGTCCTCAACACCGCCGAGCGTCACGTGGACGCCGGCACCGCCGCACTGCTCGTCAACGCCGCGCCGATCCTGATGGCTCTCGGCGCGGGCATGTTCCTGGCCGAGGGCTTCCCGCGTCCGGTCATCGTGGGCTGTGTCATCGGCTTCATCGGGGTCGGCGTCATGACCCTCGGCGCTGGTGGTGCGGACAGCCACGCGGACACGGTCGGCGTCGTGCTCGGGCTGGTCGCGGCCGTCCTGTACGCCGTCTCCGTCCTGGTCCAGAAGGTCACCCTTCGCGACATCGACGGTCTGCGAGCCATCTGGCTCGGCAGCGTGGTCGGGGTGATCGCGATGCTGCCGTTCAGTGGTCAGCTGGCGGGCGAACTGGGCAGTGCGCCGACATCGGCCATCGTGGGCATGGTCTACCTGGGCGCGTTCTCGACCGCGATCGCCTTCACGACGTACGCCTACGCGCTGCGGCACATGTCGGCCGGGCGGATCGGCCCGTTGGTCGGCTACCTCACGACGGTGTGCACGGTGTTCATGTCGTGGCTGTTCCTGGACGAGGTGCCCACGACGATCACGCTCGTCGGTGGCGCGATCTGCATCGTCGGCGTCGCGGTGAGCAACCGCCGCTCGAGGGGCTGA
- a CDS encoding endonuclease/exonuclease/phosphatase family protein gives MKVFSRGRDLAVTALAVSLVGVLLGHRLIPDVGGFGTALDSVLPWLVVPVALLLVCAVGLRSRAGLVAALVPAVVCAAMFGPEFRRTASAVDGGGSLRVLSVNIGAGNQEVDRAAHQLARSEADIVVVQEVTQRTRSVLRRALGQDHPYSRSVGTVAVWSRYPMTDCQPLDLAQGWPRALRARVSTPRGEIALYAVHLASIRLGRTAGRDGALRALAQHIDGDRSGRVLVLGDLNTASTDRRFSLLTRSLHEARDGFGFTWPAGFPLTRPDHILSRGLTPVGVDVVEIAGSDHRAPTTTFQIPRR, from the coding sequence ATGAAGGTGTTCTCCCGAGGTCGCGACCTGGCCGTGACTGCGCTCGCAGTCAGCCTTGTTGGTGTGCTGCTCGGTCATCGGTTGATCCCGGACGTGGGCGGGTTCGGAACGGCGCTCGACAGCGTGCTGCCGTGGCTCGTCGTACCTGTCGCCTTGCTCCTGGTGTGTGCGGTCGGCCTACGGTCCCGGGCGGGCCTGGTCGCCGCACTGGTCCCAGCCGTCGTCTGTGCTGCGATGTTCGGACCCGAGTTCCGGCGTACGGCATCCGCAGTTGACGGTGGAGGAAGCCTTCGGGTGCTGAGCGTCAACATCGGCGCCGGCAACCAGGAGGTCGACCGCGCCGCCCATCAGCTCGCGCGGTCAGAGGCGGACATCGTTGTGGTCCAAGAGGTCACCCAGCGCACCAGGTCGGTGCTCCGCCGAGCGCTCGGACAGGACCATCCGTACAGCCGGTCGGTGGGAACCGTTGCGGTGTGGAGCAGGTACCCGATGACGGACTGTCAGCCTCTCGATCTCGCTCAGGGCTGGCCGCGTGCGCTCCGCGCTCGAGTGTCGACCCCGCGTGGCGAGATCGCTCTGTACGCCGTGCATCTCGCCTCGATCCGCCTCGGGCGGACGGCGGGTCGAGATGGGGCCCTACGAGCCCTGGCCCAGCACATCGATGGGGACCGCTCAGGGCGAGTGCTTGTCCTCGGCGACCTCAACACCGCGTCGACCGACCGACGCTTTTCTCTCCTCACCCGCTCGCTGCACGAGGCGCGCGACGGGTTCGGGTTCACCTGGCCGGCCGGCTTTCCCCTCACCAGGCCCGATCACATCCTCAGCCGTGGGCTCACTCCGGTGGGCGTCGACGTCGTGGAGATCGCCGGCAGCGACCACCGCGCTCCGACCACGACGTTTCAGATCCCCCGACGCTGA
- a CDS encoding response regulator transcription factor, with protein MADHDRPTAVLVVDDEPAVREAITDALTVHGYDVTSAMDGGEALAVLASRDVDLVLLDVVMPGLDGLGVCRALRAAGDRTPILMLTARSETPDRVAGLDAGADDYLVKPFDLGELLARVRALLRRSAPTLDEAPLVFDDLELDAAARQGRRGERVIQFSQTEFALLELLVRHPGQVLTRDVIVERVWGYDLGPTSNSIEVYIRYLRQKLEADGEPRLVHTVRGAGYQLRLS; from the coding sequence ATGGCTGACCACGACCGTCCTACTGCGGTCCTCGTCGTCGATGACGAGCCCGCGGTGCGCGAGGCGATCACCGATGCGCTCACGGTGCATGGGTACGACGTGACGTCCGCGATGGACGGCGGGGAAGCACTTGCCGTGCTGGCCAGCCGCGACGTGGACCTGGTCCTGCTGGACGTCGTGATGCCCGGCCTCGACGGGCTAGGGGTCTGCCGCGCCCTTCGAGCCGCAGGTGACCGTACGCCCATCCTCATGCTGACGGCCCGCTCCGAGACACCTGACCGAGTGGCAGGGCTGGACGCCGGGGCCGACGACTATCTCGTCAAGCCGTTCGACCTCGGCGAGCTGCTCGCCCGAGTCCGCGCGCTTCTCCGTCGCAGCGCCCCGACACTGGACGAGGCTCCGCTGGTCTTCGACGACCTCGAGCTCGACGCGGCCGCTCGGCAGGGTCGCCGTGGCGAACGCGTCATCCAGTTCAGCCAGACCGAGTTCGCCCTGCTGGAGCTGCTCGTACGCCACCCCGGTCAGGTGCTGACCCGGGACGTCATCGTCGAGCGGGTCTGGGGCTATGACCTCGGGCCGACGAGCAACTCGATCGAGGTCTACATCCGCTACCTGCGCCAGAAGCTGGAGGCGGACGGTGAGCCGCGTCTCGTTCACACGGTGCGCGGCGCTGGGTACCAGCTGAGGCTTTCGTGA
- a CDS encoding HAMP domain-containing sensor histidine kinase has translation MRRDWWPLRTRLAVVAAVSVALAIALVASAGYILFARELHHQVDLNLTRDANRIRLQVKQNGWDPSLAADCRWQGTPACARVVRAAPSAGGAAAMPVPTQAREVATGQRPRYLADVRSEHGQLRMLVLPLRAGEAVQVAVPIDPVEDSLARIRRLLAIIGLGGVGLACALGYLVSRISLRPVARIAAVSKEVATTRDPGHRIPVRGRDALAQLSENFNTMLAALQESLAAQRNLVADASHELRTPLTALRSDISLLTLAEPLAAAQQERVLRRIDSQLVELTDLITDLIELARGDLSSSDLHDVRLDEVVEHSLASARRRWPSLIFEAELSPTVISGAPDRLGRAVTNLLDNAAKFSPAAGTVTIRLTENDLRVRDRGPGIPAEDLPRVFDRFYRSDTARQTPGSGLGLAIVAQVVHAHGTQIEIRSPEDGGVEVIWRL, from the coding sequence GTGAGGCGCGACTGGTGGCCGCTGCGTACGCGGCTTGCCGTCGTCGCCGCCGTCTCTGTCGCGCTCGCGATTGCGTTGGTGGCATCGGCCGGCTACATCCTGTTCGCTCGGGAGCTGCATCACCAGGTCGACCTCAACCTGACCCGCGACGCCAACCGAATTCGCTTGCAGGTCAAGCAGAACGGTTGGGACCCGTCGCTGGCAGCGGACTGTCGTTGGCAAGGCACGCCGGCGTGCGCGAGGGTCGTTCGGGCTGCTCCATCCGCCGGTGGTGCAGCGGCGATGCCCGTGCCGACACAAGCCCGTGAGGTAGCCACAGGTCAACGGCCTCGCTATCTGGCAGACGTGCGATCTGAGCACGGTCAGCTGCGAATGCTGGTGCTACCACTACGAGCCGGCGAGGCCGTCCAGGTCGCCGTCCCGATCGATCCGGTCGAGGACAGCCTGGCCCGGATCAGGCGACTGCTGGCGATCATCGGACTTGGCGGTGTCGGACTGGCCTGCGCCCTGGGCTATCTCGTGTCCCGGATCAGCCTCCGTCCTGTCGCCCGCATCGCCGCGGTCAGCAAAGAGGTGGCGACGACACGAGATCCGGGACACCGCATCCCGGTACGTGGCCGGGATGCGCTGGCGCAGCTGTCCGAGAACTTCAACACGATGCTCGCCGCTCTTCAGGAATCCCTTGCCGCGCAACGCAATCTGGTCGCGGACGCCTCCCACGAGCTGCGTACGCCGTTGACGGCCCTGCGCTCGGACATCAGTCTCCTCACCCTGGCCGAACCACTCGCAGCGGCCCAGCAGGAGCGAGTCCTCCGCCGTATCGACAGCCAGCTGGTCGAGCTGACCGACCTGATCACCGATCTCATCGAGCTGGCTCGCGGAGACCTGTCGTCAAGTGACCTCCATGACGTACGCCTCGATGAGGTCGTCGAGCACAGCCTTGCCAGTGCCCGACGGCGTTGGCCCTCACTGATCTTCGAGGCGGAGCTGAGCCCGACCGTGATCAGCGGCGCACCCGACCGGCTTGGTCGCGCGGTCACCAACCTGCTCGACAACGCCGCGAAGTTCAGTCCGGCCGCCGGCACAGTGACGATCCGGCTCACGGAGAACGACCTCCGAGTTCGAGACCGCGGACCCGGGATACCCGCGGAGGACCTCCCCCGCGTCTTCGACCGGTTCTATCGCTCGGACACGGCGCGCCAGACTCCGGGATCCGGCCTGGGGCTCGCCATCGTCGCGCAGGTCGTCCACGCCCACGGCACCCAGATCGAGATCCGGTCACCCGAGGATGGTGGCGTCGAGGTCATCTGGCGCCTCTGA
- a CDS encoding glycoside hydrolase, protein MNTLTQLPRPGRAALVAGLAISIAAPGAALAAPAARPSGIAIPINGGTAHINPATLEVWATSRDGQRITLSGRATERLGKPGRVSRARGGATWAYPDRHLTVTASAREGRLVLDIRADSDSTLTWPVTGTDRAATELQLPRGEGIGVPLSDPFWNSSTAGLTNPEGTNLNDLSMPFWGQSMGQHGVSYIVPTDIGTNLGFVSEKGRLQTRASHDFRRSEDTSTYTVAFSLTDGAPVAAAKDYRRWLSARHQLGSLKDKIRANPEVGRLVGALHAYAWGDGRTTAAVQDLRRLGISRMWLGYDAGGSVMSTDTVRTAHDSGYLVGPYDSWSNAQDPATADSPASAWADGVWPAACVHDAKGKPVEGFGGRGCYLSSQAMRNAEPTKHHLENRTRSVIKNGATSYFLDVDATGELFQDFSPTHRMTKAGDRTNRLARMQGLSRDKHLVLGSETAGGWANQVLAFSHGSSTPVAPGLWPAERNKEAWGAYWPADRPGFFFKPATLPANVARAMFEPRYRVPLYETVLHDSVVSVDRWELSLYKLPAQQKSRILLAMLYNTPLNLVLDRAAIKEHGTQIAQLQKFFAQIQKAAGTEPMTDFRRLTKDGSVQQTSFGPALTMTANFGSTTYDGVAPGCVRAQTGGSHGESQTLCP, encoded by the coding sequence ATGAACACGTTGACTCAGCTCCCCCGACCGGGTCGCGCGGCACTCGTCGCCGGTCTAGCCATCAGCATCGCGGCACCTGGAGCCGCCTTGGCCGCGCCGGCTGCCCGACCGAGCGGGATCGCGATCCCTATCAACGGCGGCACAGCGCACATCAATCCGGCGACGCTCGAGGTGTGGGCGACCAGTCGAGACGGTCAGCGAATCACCTTGTCCGGCAGGGCGACTGAGCGACTCGGTAAGCCCGGTCGAGTGTCGAGAGCACGTGGCGGCGCGACCTGGGCGTATCCCGACCGGCACCTCACCGTCACCGCGTCCGCACGTGAAGGTCGTCTCGTGCTCGACATCCGCGCCGACTCGGACAGCACCCTCACCTGGCCGGTGACTGGAACCGACCGCGCGGCCACCGAGCTGCAGCTCCCGCGGGGCGAGGGCATCGGCGTACCCCTCAGCGACCCGTTCTGGAACTCATCGACAGCAGGCCTCACGAACCCCGAAGGCACCAACCTGAACGACCTCAGCATGCCGTTCTGGGGTCAGTCGATGGGCCAGCACGGCGTCAGCTACATCGTTCCCACCGACATCGGCACCAACCTGGGGTTCGTCTCCGAGAAGGGCCGTCTGCAGACTCGTGCGAGCCACGACTTCAGGCGGTCGGAGGACACCAGCACCTACACCGTCGCGTTCTCACTCACTGACGGTGCTCCGGTCGCCGCCGCCAAGGACTACCGCCGCTGGCTGTCCGCTCGGCACCAGCTGGGCAGCCTCAAGGACAAGATCCGCGCAAACCCGGAGGTCGGTCGGCTGGTCGGCGCACTGCACGCGTACGCCTGGGGTGATGGGCGTACGACGGCGGCGGTTCAGGACCTACGCCGGTTGGGGATCTCACGGATGTGGCTTGGGTACGACGCCGGGGGCTCGGTCATGTCGACGGATACCGTTCGTACGGCTCATGACTCGGGCTATCTCGTCGGGCCGTATGACAGCTGGAGCAACGCTCAGGACCCGGCCACAGCTGACTCACCCGCGTCGGCCTGGGCGGACGGTGTGTGGCCCGCAGCGTGCGTACACGACGCCAAGGGGAAGCCGGTGGAAGGATTCGGCGGCCGGGGCTGCTACCTCAGCTCTCAGGCGATGCGCAACGCCGAGCCCACCAAGCATCACCTCGAGAACCGCACCCGTTCGGTGATCAAGAATGGCGCGACCAGCTATTTCCTCGACGTCGATGCGACCGGCGAACTGTTCCAGGACTTCAGCCCGACCCACCGGATGACCAAGGCGGGTGACCGCACCAACCGCCTGGCCCGCATGCAAGGGCTCTCACGGGACAAGCACCTCGTGCTGGGCTCCGAGACGGCGGGTGGCTGGGCGAACCAGGTTCTGGCCTTCAGTCACGGCTCCAGCACGCCCGTCGCGCCGGGGCTGTGGCCCGCCGAGCGCAACAAGGAGGCATGGGGCGCGTACTGGCCCGCCGACCGCCCCGGGTTCTTCTTCAAGCCCGCCACCCTCCCCGCGAACGTCGCGCGCGCGATGTTCGAACCGCGCTACCGCGTGCCGCTGTACGAGACCGTCCTGCACGACTCCGTGGTCAGCGTGGACCGATGGGAGCTGTCGCTGTACAAGCTGCCGGCACAGCAGAAGTCCCGAATCCTCCTCGCCATGCTGTACAACACCCCGCTCAACCTCGTGCTCGACCGAGCGGCCATCAAGGAGCACGGCACCCAGATCGCGCAGCTGCAGAAGTTCTTCGCCCAGATCCAGAAGGCCGCCGGCACCGAACCCATGACCGACTTCCGCCGACTGACCAAGGACGGCAGCGTGCAGCAGACCTCCTTCGGCCCCGCGCTCACGATGACCGCCAACTTCGGCAGCACGACGTACGACGGTGTCGCACCCGGGTGCGTACGCGCGCAGACCGGTGGCTCACATGGCGAGTCGCAGACGCTGTGCCCGTGA
- a CDS encoding LysR family transcriptional regulator has translation MLDVHRLRVLRAVVASGSVGAAATTLGYTPSAVSQQLTTLQRETGLRLVERKGRGIEPTAAGHTLAAEAGRVLESLSGVEGLVSDLRAGRAGSLSISYFASAGSAWIPPIVSVLIQEFPDLRLDLRLAELRGDEHSHPDLDIFVARPSDAPERDGYVMHCLLEDPYVAALPIDHPLASRSHVSLTELADDHWVDNDFNRGPCRQVFIDACAKVGLAPDFRIETHDYPTALSFVAAGIGITVLPELGVGSQPGVAIVPITEPTPVRYVYVAVRAAVASNPAVVRALELLHERVDTSSAVSA, from the coding sequence ATGCTTGATGTGCACCGCCTTCGTGTCCTGCGAGCCGTCGTCGCCAGTGGTTCGGTCGGAGCCGCGGCCACCACACTCGGCTACACGCCATCCGCGGTCAGCCAACAGCTCACGACGCTCCAGCGGGAGACCGGCCTGCGGCTGGTCGAGCGGAAGGGCCGCGGCATCGAGCCGACCGCGGCCGGTCACACTCTCGCGGCCGAGGCCGGACGGGTGCTCGAGTCGTTGTCCGGCGTCGAGGGTCTCGTCAGTGACCTGCGGGCGGGACGCGCAGGGAGCCTGTCGATCTCGTACTTCGCCTCCGCCGGGTCGGCGTGGATCCCACCGATCGTGTCCGTGCTCATCCAGGAGTTCCCGGATCTGCGCCTTGACCTGCGACTGGCCGAGCTGCGCGGCGACGAGCACAGCCATCCCGACCTCGACATCTTCGTCGCACGACCGTCGGACGCGCCCGAGCGTGACGGCTACGTCATGCACTGCTTGCTCGAAGACCCTTATGTAGCAGCGCTTCCCATCGATCACCCGCTCGCCAGCAGGAGTCATGTGAGCCTGACCGAGCTCGCCGACGACCACTGGGTCGACAACGACTTCAACCGTGGGCCGTGCCGCCAGGTGTTCATCGACGCGTGCGCCAAGGTGGGGCTCGCTCCCGACTTCCGGATCGAGACGCACGACTACCCGACCGCGCTGTCGTTCGTCGCGGCCGGCATCGGCATCACCGTGCTCCCCGAGCTCGGCGTCGGGTCGCAGCCTGGCGTGGCGATCGTGCCGATCACCGAGCCGACCCCCGTGCGGTACGTCTACGTCGCCGTGCGAGCCGCCGTCGCCTCCAACCCGGCCGTCGTCCGCGCCCTTGAGCTCCTGCACGAGCGCGTCGACACGTCGAGCGCCGTGTCCGCCTGA
- a CDS encoding amino acid ABC transporter ATP-binding protein, producing MTDLVAVESLAKAFGDHVVLRDISFDVAEGTVTTIIGPSGSGKTTVLRSLNALEIPDAGVVRIGDCTVDFSTIKPGHRGRLPKADRQLLATYRAKSGMVFQSHNLFPHKTTIENVTEGPVVTQGISKEEARTAAAALLEQVGLSEHADKYPYQLSGGQQQRVGIARALALKPSLVLFDEPTSALDPELVGDVLGVIKDLAAEGWTMVIVTHEVRFAQQVSNQVLFVDGGLIVERGGSEVITDPQEPRTQTFLKRILEPI from the coding sequence ATGACAGATCTGGTGGCGGTTGAGAGCCTGGCCAAGGCGTTCGGTGACCATGTGGTGCTCCGGGACATCTCCTTCGATGTCGCCGAGGGGACGGTGACGACGATCATCGGGCCGTCCGGGTCCGGTAAGACGACGGTGCTGCGCTCACTCAACGCGCTGGAGATCCCGGACGCGGGCGTCGTCCGCATCGGCGACTGCACCGTCGACTTCTCCACGATCAAACCGGGCCATCGCGGCCGGTTGCCCAAGGCGGACCGGCAGCTGTTGGCGACCTACCGCGCCAAGAGCGGCATGGTCTTCCAGTCGCACAACCTGTTCCCGCACAAGACGACGATCGAGAACGTCACCGAGGGTCCCGTTGTGACACAAGGGATTTCGAAGGAGGAGGCCCGTACGGCTGCTGCCGCACTGCTCGAGCAGGTCGGCTTGTCGGAGCACGCCGACAAGTACCCGTACCAGCTCTCGGGTGGTCAGCAGCAGCGCGTGGGTATCGCTCGGGCGCTCGCGCTGAAGCCGAGTCTGGTGCTGTTCGACGAGCCGACGTCAGCACTCGACCCTGAGCTGGTCGGGGACGTGCTCGGGGTCATCAAGGACCTCGCAGCCGAGGGCTGGACGATGGTGATCGTGACGCACGAGGTGCGTTTTGCTCAGCAGGTCTCTAACCAGGTGCTGTTCGTGGACGGCGGCCTGATCGTGGAGCGCGGCGGGTCTGAAGTCATCACGGATCCTCAGGAGCCGCGGACCCAGACCTTCCTCAAGCGCATCCTCGAGCCCATCTAG